One genomic window of Helicobacter canis includes the following:
- a CDS encoding GspE/PulE family protein encodes MSKTIARALSKSKLPTHSISKLNATMDSSMKRVDLSSFAPRKLHTEILPASLCEKFGAIVYDATDTHIIIVLAKDNEHSKQLLAHHFASQQALGKQLEFVLESSFCFYWILKAVGFVEHFYLLDEVDSRLQYVLEQAIALHASDVHIEHKIHYASIRLRIDGILREIGRIELEDFSKLSSKIKLDSRLDITEMRLPQDGRMQKELAHTDYDFRISCMPLLYGESIVLRILHKHSACISLDTLGLSHNAKATLQNAIGKKSGLILVVGPTGSGKSTTLYALIEELQTLEKKIITIEDPIEYQIQAATQIQLNEDLGFSFYQALKSTLRQDPDIILVGEIRDKQTLELALNASLTGHLVLASLHSPDCISSLERLFEMGAARSVLATSLLCILAQRLVGRLCDTCKHKTPQGYIARGCDACNGSGIKGRLVIAQALHINDSLRALFWDDDNSTQTDWRLRLRKALVASNLPTLKDDALQKLAYIDYREIAMLE; translated from the coding sequence TTGAGCAAGACTATCGCGCGAGCATTGAGCAAAAGCAAGCTGCCTACACACTCTATCTCCAAGCTAAACGCTACTATGGATTCTAGTATGAAAAGAGTAGATCTATCAAGCTTTGCCCCGCGCAAGCTCCACACAGAGATCCTGCCTGCAAGTTTATGCGAGAAATTTGGCGCGATTGTATATGACGCCACTGACACACATATCATAATCGTGCTAGCTAAAGACAATGAGCATTCTAAGCAGCTCTTAGCGCATCATTTTGCCTCACAGCAAGCCTTGGGAAAGCAGCTAGAATTTGTGCTTGAAAGCTCATTTTGCTTTTATTGGATTCTAAAGGCGGTGGGCTTTGTGGAGCATTTTTATCTGCTTGATGAAGTGGATTCTAGGCTGCAATATGTTTTAGAGCAGGCGATCGCACTTCACGCAAGCGATGTGCATATCGAGCATAAAATCCACTACGCAAGTATCCGCCTAAGGATCGATGGGATCTTGCGCGAGATAGGGCGCATAGAGCTTGAAGACTTTAGCAAGCTCTCTAGTAAAATCAAGCTAGATTCTAGGCTTGACATCACAGAAATGCGCCTACCCCAAGATGGGCGAATGCAAAAGGAGCTTGCCCACACCGACTATGACTTCCGCATATCTTGTATGCCGCTTTTATATGGAGAGTCCATTGTCCTGCGGATCTTGCATAAGCATAGCGCGTGCATTAGCCTTGATACACTTGGGCTATCTCATAATGCCAAAGCCACTTTGCAAAATGCCATTGGCAAAAAATCCGGCTTAATCCTAGTCGTAGGACCAACAGGCAGCGGCAAATCCACCACACTCTACGCACTTATAGAAGAGCTACAAACCTTAGAGAAAAAGATCATCACCATAGAAGACCCCATAGAGTATCAAATCCAAGCCGCCACGCAAATCCAGCTTAATGAAGACTTAGGATTCTCCTTTTATCAAGCACTAAAATCCACTTTGCGCCAAGACCCAGATATTATCCTAGTAGGCGAGATCCGCGATAAGCAGACCCTAGAGCTTGCCCTAAATGCCTCTCTCACCGGGCATTTGGTGCTAGCGAGCTTGCATAGCCCTGATTGTATCTCAAGCCTTGAGCGGCTCTTTGAAATGGGCGCGGCGCGTAGTGTGCTTGCCACAAGCTTGCTGTGTATCCTAGCCCAAAGGCTTGTGGGCAGGCTCTGTGATACTTGCAAGCATAAAACTCCGCAAGGCTACATCGCTAGAGGCTGTGATGCCTGCAATGGTAGCGGGATCAAGGGGCGATTAGTCATCGCCCAAGCCCTCCATATCAATGACTCATTGCGCGCGCTCTTTTGGGACGATGACAATAGCACGCAAACTGATTGGCGGCTGCGGCTGCGCAAAGCTCTTGTCGCTAGTAATCTCCCCACGCTAAAAGATGATGCCCTGCAAAAGCTCGCGTATATTGACTATCGCGAAATCGCCATGCTAGAATAA
- a CDS encoding DUF1561 family protein: MKRYCFLLLLPLLYTLTLHAALESTLAQQVDSRENAPTLSLRGSEATKAIHKESAQVDSSHATTLSKPAKDSRILELESGFFEPRKDNKTRGLLTQRGDEIHDSSPKPATAVQGGAAAGFFRKAESTKQKPTPETKKAHAPKDTPIKVHTSVDTFCYTPKPTSSGIYLQLNLCGNDASQKARYDVFSRLAYKLNGSWFCITAPDSVSKGRAAKDYALLTPCAINSPEQQWILKDMHFYNAKQTYMLKDDGSYIYAAKLRDSSLPRHTLSSDMQSWIDTIAQPGSLSIETFIAWDLPSKFGNERYFLAGNHSSKNTTPIYYNLQNGHIALFNAPNARLDCAYADDNGAQWEWIWWAKCSDETPPKLNKAHWKLIPTKANEVALLNFQNNPLRLTRYGASWGAPYIVTPEYMQSDIGNSAISSFALSNDALEWLRFINANAGENLSTCPAPSYEPSPAAAAKVRHKRSPKPTPLPSNFRFSSEWRDRFLAIITTTDSSMSAAGICGVCLLQSFQIVAEILENPSSPRRSGGYFFDTQYGANPFVSFGLRHSLLYESLHDILGWFRLYVRREFVTPEFISLSSNNTAVASAISLLPQYDWNIPILGLNPAQNNRVAEHILRSPGGSVFILLMDLITPSGDRGSHAMVAIRTNDGTRIIPTNILMSQEEFATYTIPVYTRQDFLARLVEGGYTLERLAALQASAYHTLPFASVVSVGDCSGDGANRRGSGGAFGVEGVNQCASGRCLW; this comes from the coding sequence ATGAAGCGATATTGTTTTTTGCTCCTATTGCCCCTGCTCTATACACTCACACTACACGCCGCCCTAGAATCCACTTTAGCACAACAAGTGGATTCTAGGGAGAACGCCCCCACTCTGTCATTGCGAGGGAGCGAAGCGACCAAAGCAATCCACAAAGAATCCGCACAAGTGGATTCTAGCCACGCAACAACTCTAAGCAAGCCAGCAAAGGATTCTAGGATTTTGGAGCTAGAATCGGGGTTTTTCGAGCCGCGCAAGGATAATAAGACTAGAGGTCTATTGACGCAGCGCGGCGATGAAATCCACGATTCTAGCCCAAAACCAGCGACAGCGGTGCAAGGCGGAGCCGCAGCAGGTTTCTTTAGAAAAGCCGAATCCACCAAACAAAAGCCAACGCCAGAGACAAAGAAAGCCCACGCCCCCAAAGACACCCCCATAAAGGTGCATACAAGTGTAGATACCTTCTGCTACACGCCCAAGCCCACTAGCAGCGGGATCTACTTGCAGCTAAACCTCTGTGGCAATGACGCCTCCCAAAAAGCACGCTATGATGTCTTCTCGCGCCTTGCGTATAAGCTTAATGGCAGCTGGTTTTGTATCACCGCGCCTGATTCTGTGAGCAAAGGCAGAGCGGCAAAAGACTATGCCCTGCTCACACCTTGTGCTATCAATAGCCCCGAGCAGCAGTGGATACTCAAAGATATGCACTTTTACAACGCCAAGCAAACCTATATGCTAAAAGACGATGGCAGCTACATTTATGCTGCTAAATTACGCGATTCCTCACTGCCGCGCCACACACTTAGCAGCGATATGCAAAGCTGGATAGATACCATAGCCCAGCCGGGCAGCCTTAGTATAGAGACCTTTATCGCGTGGGATTTGCCCTCCAAATTTGGCAATGAACGCTACTTCCTAGCGGGCAATCACTCCAGCAAAAACACTACGCCCATTTACTACAATCTCCAAAATGGGCATATCGCTCTTTTTAATGCCCCAAATGCTAGGCTTGATTGCGCGTATGCTGATGATAATGGCGCGCAGTGGGAGTGGATATGGTGGGCAAAATGCAGCGATGAGACTCCGCCTAAGCTCAATAAGGCGCATTGGAAGCTTATCCCCACCAAAGCAAATGAAGTAGCCTTGCTCAATTTTCAAAACAACCCCTTGCGCCTTACGCGCTATGGGGCTTCGTGGGGTGCACCTTATATCGTTACCCCAGAATATATGCAAAGTGATATAGGCAATTCTGCCATCTCTAGCTTTGCCCTAAGCAATGACGCGCTAGAGTGGCTGCGGTTTATCAACGCTAATGCCGGGGAAAATCTAAGCACCTGCCCCGCCCCAAGCTATGAGCCTAGCCCTGCTGCCGCTGCCAAAGTCCGCCACAAACGCTCTCCCAAGCCCACGCCCCTGCCCTCAAACTTCCGCTTTAGCAGTGAGTGGCGCGACCGCTTTTTAGCCATTATTACTACAACTGATAGCTCGATGAGCGCGGCTGGGATTTGCGGGGTGTGTCTTTTGCAGTCTTTTCAAATTGTCGCAGAGATTTTAGAGAATCCTAGCAGCCCTAGGCGCAGTGGGGGCTACTTTTTTGACACACAATATGGGGCAAATCCTTTTGTCTCCTTTGGGCTTAGGCACTCGCTTTTGTATGAGAGCTTGCACGATATTTTAGGGTGGTTTCGCCTGTATGTGCGGCGCGAGTTTGTTACCCCAGAGTTTATCTCCCTAAGTAGCAATAACACCGCCGTGGCAAGCGCGATTTCCCTGCTGCCCCAATATGATTGGAATATCCCAATCCTTGGGCTAAATCCCGCGCAAAACAACCGCGTAGCTGAGCATATCCTGCGCTCACCGGGCGGGAGCGTGTTTATCTTGCTAATGGATCTAATCACGCCAAGTGGCGATAGAGGCTCGCACGCTATGGTGGCGATCCGCACCAATGATGGCACGCGCATTATCCCCACAAATATTTTGATGAGTCAAGAAGAGTTTGCCACTTACACGATCCCTGTTTATACAAGGCAGGATTTTTTGGCGCGTTTGGTTGAAGGGGGCTATACTTTAGAGCGGCTCGCTGCTCTGCAAGCAAGCGCGTATCACACACTGCCCTTTGCTAGCGTGGTGTCAGTGGGGGATTGCAGTGGCGATGGAGCAAATCGGCGCGGAAGTGGGGGTGCGTTTGGGGTGGAGGGGGTGAATCAGTGCGCAAGTGGGCGGTGCTTATGGTAA
- a CDS encoding DUF563 domain-containing protein produces MRSLKTSEAVQGEAEAGFFSKSHDSSSTILESKAQSEKSPIVKATFLAQKSFREQVALKSTQSKPFSSTILESKSSNENHKPNCEQISLESTFSQSHDSSSTILESQTPKPYSNFHFQDIFGNFHRFFRPYTYRFRALFVRVYPQAYCYSDDSEIVITKSHKAIISQSSYPTHAFALPKGASLARKLLESLKQCKLWARFYYQRLFKLHRVNGSLALLHQATNYYHFLSESIAALEQIRRSGLEPDYYLLAKDMPYQRQMWQILQIPESKILPLNPRRLIQAQRLIVPTFIANFESVEWRSGITHHRTLALPLLLQQFYRDFAKLLPPPKAPTHKKRKIFLTRPSDSNRHLENAKEVESTFARFGYEIILPDSLSLESQACMARESSILASLHGAGLSNAFFMQEGAIVFEIFPQYYHYSCPQFCALLMGCRYFYMVAQTTDTTPHPQQESAYVCPKELQKALQKPESYL; encoded by the coding sequence TTGCGCAGCTTGAAAACAAGCGAAGCGGTGCAAGGCGAAGCCGAAGCAGGTTTCTTTAGTAAAAGCCACGATTCTAGCTCCACAATCTTAGAATCCAAAGCCCAAAGTGAAAAATCCCCAATAGTCAAAGCCACATTTTTAGCGCAAAAATCTTTCCGCGAGCAAGTTGCATTAAAAAGCACGCAAAGCAAGCCTTTCTCATCTACAATCCTAGAATCCAAAAGCAGTAATGAAAACCACAAACCCAACTGCGAGCAAATTTCCCTAGAATCCACTTTTTCACAAAGCCACGATTCTAGCTCCACAATCTTAGAATCCCAAACGCCCAAGCCTTACAGCAACTTCCATTTCCAAGATATTTTTGGCAATTTTCATCGCTTTTTCCGCCCTTATACCTACCGCTTCCGCGCACTTTTTGTGCGAGTCTATCCACAAGCCTACTGCTATAGCGATGATAGCGAGATAGTCATCACCAAATCGCATAAAGCTATCATTTCACAAAGCTCCTACCCCACCCACGCTTTCGCCCTGCCTAAAGGCGCATCACTTGCTCGCAAGCTCCTAGAGTCCTTAAAGCAGTGCAAGCTATGGGCTAGATTCTACTACCAAAGGCTCTTTAAGCTCCATAGGGTCAATGGCTCTCTAGCCCTGCTCCACCAAGCCACCAACTACTACCATTTCCTAAGCGAAAGCATAGCCGCCCTAGAGCAGATCCGCCGCAGTGGGCTAGAGCCAGACTACTACCTCCTAGCCAAAGATATGCCCTATCAAAGGCAGATGTGGCAGATTCTCCAAATCCCAGAATCTAAAATCCTCCCCCTAAACCCACGCCGACTAATCCAAGCCCAACGCCTAATCGTCCCAACTTTTATAGCCAACTTTGAGAGCGTGGAGTGGCGCAGTGGGATTACACATCATCGCACACTTGCGCTGCCACTACTCTTGCAGCAGTTTTATAGAGACTTTGCCAAGCTCTTACCCCCACCCAAAGCCCCAACGCACAAAAAGCGCAAAATCTTCCTAACACGCCCAAGCGATTCCAACCGCCACCTAGAAAACGCCAAAGAAGTAGAATCCACTTTTGCGCGCTTTGGCTATGAGATTATCCTGCCAGATAGCCTAAGCCTAGAGAGCCAAGCGTGTATGGCAAGGGAGAGTAGCATTCTGGCAAGCCTGCACGGCGCAGGACTTAGCAATGCCTTTTTTATGCAAGAAGGCGCGATTGTGTTTGAAATCTTCCCGCAGTATTATCACTACTCTTGCCCGCAGTTTTGCGCACTGCTTATGGGGTGCAGATACTTCTATATGGTAGCGCAAACCACAGATACCACCCCGCACCCCCAGCAAGAGAGCGCGTATGTCTGCCCTAAAGAGCTGCAAAAAGCGTTACAAAAGCCAGAATCCTATCTCTAA
- a CDS encoding FAD-dependent oxidoreductase, producing the protein MTQNKKILIIGAGPAGLSAARVLSENGYSVEIFELEEKVGGMSKSIELFSQIVDIGPHRFFSKDKRLNDFWHAHTNGEYEKVSRLTRIFYNRKFFYYPLRGFDALFKLGFLESTLCVLSYIRAKISPFKGDSFESWVANAFGYRLYSIFFKGYTEKLWGIKGSELDADFAAQRIKGLNLYEAVKSAFFGGGGKKHKTLVDEFSYPKKGCGVVYENMKDEIIKRGGVLHCDIEVLGITTQGKKAVGISTNKGEFSGDIVISTAPFRDMVLSLEELDSGVKDLARGLKFRNTILVYVEVKNSASGEHSADFGDFEATADLKSSSAPKSPKNYESPTAIPRILDSKSATQSSLRESKANEAIHTNTQKIDSSVDCHATASAVSRNDRNLDSSNEIQNLNDSTKDSRICDDKSGLFKDSQGRALGVRNRRESAEIADLSRKAESTTQKAQPLFKDNWIYVHSKDTQTGRITNFANWTKDLQCGQDSAILCLEYWANDDEALWSLDDNALSEMAKRDLLESKLVADSSLIKNTSVLKIHKSYPVYEKGYKDNLHKIYKALDSFKDLYFIGRNGSFKYNNQDHSILMGLACADKILGRECDLWDINTDYDYQESDKA; encoded by the coding sequence ATGACACAAAACAAAAAGATCTTAATCATCGGTGCAGGACCTGCTGGGCTAAGTGCGGCTAGGGTGCTAAGTGAGAATGGATATAGCGTAGAGATTTTTGAGCTAGAAGAAAAAGTCGGCGGTATGAGTAAAAGCATAGAGCTATTCTCACAGATTGTGGATATTGGACCTCATCGTTTCTTTAGCAAAGATAAACGCCTAAATGACTTCTGGCACGCCCACACAAATGGTGAGTATGAGAAAGTCTCGCGTTTAACTAGAATCTTTTATAACCGCAAGTTTTTCTACTATCCTTTGCGTGGGTTTGACGCACTTTTTAAGCTTGGCTTCCTAGAATCCACTTTGTGCGTCCTAAGCTACATAAGGGCAAAAATTAGCCCCTTTAAAGGCGATAGCTTTGAATCTTGGGTGGCAAATGCCTTTGGCTATCGCTTGTATAGTATATTTTTTAAGGGCTATACAGAAAAGCTCTGGGGGATTAAAGGCAGCGAGCTAGATGCGGATTTTGCCGCACAGCGCATTAAAGGGCTTAATCTCTATGAAGCAGTAAAATCAGCATTTTTTGGTGGTGGAGGTAAAAAGCATAAAACCTTAGTTGATGAGTTTAGCTACCCCAAAAAGGGCTGTGGCGTGGTGTATGAAAATATGAAAGATGAGATTATAAAACGCGGAGGTGTGCTGCATTGCGATATTGAAGTGCTAGGTATTACAACGCAGGGCAAAAAGGCAGTAGGCATTAGCACAAACAAGGGCGAGTTTAGCGGGGATATTGTGATTTCAACCGCACCTTTTAGGGATATGGTGCTGTCTTTAGAAGAGCTGGATTCTGGTGTGAAAGATTTGGCTAGAGGGCTAAAATTTAGAAACACGATTTTAGTTTATGTAGAAGTAAAGAATTCGGCTTCGGGTGAGCATTCCGCAGATTTTGGTGATTTTGAGGCAACCGCAGACCTCAAGTCTAGCTCTGCCCCAAAATCCCCAAAAAACTACGAAAGCCCCACCGCAATTCCTAGAATCCTAGATTCTAAGAGTGCGACCCAATCGTCATTGCGAGAGAGCAAAGCGAACGAAGCAATCCATACAAATACACAAAAAATAGATTCTAGTGTGGATTGCCACGCCACTGCTTCCGCAGTGTCTCGCAATGACAGAAATTTGGATTCTAGTAATGAAATCCAAAATTTAAACGACTCCACAAAGGATTCTAGGATTTGCGATGATAAATCGGGGCTTTTCAAGGACTCTCAAGGGCGCGCACTTGGCGTGCGTAACCGCAGAGAGTCCGCAGAAATCGCCGATTTATCGCGCAAAGCCGAATCCACCACCCAAAAAGCTCAACCATTATTCAAAGATAATTGGATTTATGTGCATAGCAAGGATACCCAAACCGGCAGGATCACCAACTTCGCCAATTGGACTAAAGATTTGCAATGCGGACAAGACTCGGCGATTTTATGCCTTGAATATTGGGCAAATGATGATGAAGCCTTGTGGAGTCTAGATGATAACGCCCTAAGTGAAATGGCAAAAAGAGATTTACTAGAATCTAAGCTTGTAGCAGACTCTAGCCTTATCAAAAACACCAGCGTGCTTAAAATCCACAAAAGCTATCCTGTGTATGAGAAAGGCTATAAAGATAACTTGCATAAAATCTATAAAGCCCTAGATAGCTTTAAAGACTTGTATTTCATCGGGCGAAATGGGAGCTTTAAGTATAACAATCAAGACCATAGCATTCTTATGGGGCTAGCGTGTGCGGATAAGATTTTGGGCAGGGAGTGTGATTTGTGGGATATTAACACGGACTATGACTATCAAGAAAGCGACAAAGCTTAG